From Astyanax mexicanus isolate ESR-SI-001 chromosome 13, AstMex3_surface, whole genome shotgun sequence, the proteins below share one genomic window:
- the LOC111194104 gene encoding epidermal differentiation-specific protein-like gives MSKIIIYEHINFQGMSKEFTSSVPNLVSENFNDCITSLKVIGEPWVAYEHTNFQGSQYVYEEGEYATLDRNDAFSSLEKVTDDLTNPQITLNVHTNYRGRSLVFTTETNLCYGNFNDVASSHKVQRGAWVLYEHINRSGAQLVARASRDMPEYGWFNDRVSHLRPLKPGKPIITAEIQWNQKEEHMNAVVIDSLCGLNHGDHEQSFSTEMSKEYEGSVTDSFRFSNSTQISWGASFGVDVGVVKAEQNFSLSNTFTVEKGSSNTRTERKSIRVNLPAKIAPRTKLTVNMVRKEVDVKVPVKLTIVTGSQSKVEYGQYRCQSGNSITTEFREEKI, from the coding sequence ATGAGCAAGATCATCATCTACGAGCATATTAACTTTCAGGGCATGAGCAAAGAGTTCACCTCCTCCGTCCCCAACTTGGTAAGCGAAAACTTCAACGACTGCATCACTTCCCTGAAAGTTATAGGGGAGCCATGGGTGGCATATGAACATACCAACTTTCAAGGTTCTCAGTATGTCTACGAGGAGGGAGAGTACGCCACTCTGGACAGGAACGACGCCTTTTCTTCTCTGGAGAAAGTGACTGACGACCTGACAAACCCTCAGATAACCCTTAACGTACATACTAACTACCGGGGCAGGAGCCTCGTCTTCACCACTGAAACCAACCTGTGCTACGGCAACTTTAACGATGTTGCGTCTTCTCACAAGGTGCAGAGAGGGGCGTGGGTCCTGTATGAGCACATCAACAGAAGTGGAGCTCAGCTGGTGGCCAGAGCTTCTCGAGACATGCCTGAGTACGGCTGGTTCAATGACAGAGTGTCTCACCTTCGCCCTCTGAAGCCAGGGAAACCCATTATAACAGCAGAGATCCAGTGGAACCAGAAAGAAGAGCATATGAATGCCGTGGTCATCGACAGCCTGTGTGGTCTGAACCATGGAGACCACGAGCAAAGCTTCTCCACTGAGATGAGTAAGGAGTACGAAGGCTCCGTCACTGATAGCTTCAGATTCAGCAATTCCACCCAGATAAGCTGGGGAGCATCATTTGGTGTAGACGTGGGAGTGGTGAAAGCAGAGCAGAACTTTTCTCTGAGCAACACCTTCACCGTGGAGAAGGGGAGCAGCAACACCAGGACAGAGAGGAAGAGCATCCGGGTTAACCTACCAGCCAAAATCGCTCCCCGCACCAAGCTCACCGTGAACATGGTGAGGAAGGAGGTGGATGTGAAGGTTCCAGTCAAGCTGACCATCGTCACCGGATCCCAGAGCAAGGTGGAGTACGGACAGTACAGGTGCCAGTCTGGCAACTCCATCACCACCGAGTTCAGGGAGGAAAAGATCTAG
- the LOC125780600 gene encoding epidermal differentiation-specific protein-like translates to MSKIIIYEHINFQGMSKEFTSSVPNLVSENFNDCISSLKVIGEPWVAYEHTNFQGSQYVYEEGEYATLDRNDAFSSLEKVTEDLTNPQITLYEHTNYRGRSLVFTTETNLCYGNFNDVASSHKVQRGAWVLYEHINRSGAQLVARASRDMPEYGWFNDRVSHLRPLKPGKPIITAEIQWNQKEEHMNAVVIDSLCGLNHGDHEQSFSTEMSKEYEGSVTDSFSFSNSTQISWGASFGVDVGVVKAQQNFSLSNTFTVEKGSSNTRTERKSIRVNLPAKIAPRTKLTVNMVRKEVDVKVPVKLTIVTGSQSKVEYGQYRCQSGNSITTEFREEKI, encoded by the coding sequence ATGAGCAAGATCATCATCTACGAGCATATTAACTTTCAGGGCATGAGCAAAGAGTTCACCTCCTCCGTCCCCAACTTGGTAAGCGAAAACTTCAACGACTGCATCTCTTCCCTGAAAGTTATAGGGGAGCCATGGGTGGCATATGAACATACCAACTTTCAAGGTTCTCAGTATGTCTACGAGGAGGGAGAGTACGCCACTCTGGACAGGAACGACGCCTTTTCTTCTCTGGAGAAAGTGACTGAGGACCTGACAAACCCTCAGATAACCCTTTACGAACATACTAACTACCGGGGCAGGAGCCTCGTCTTCACCACTGAAACCAACCTGTGCTACGGCAACTTTAACGATGTTGCGTCTTCTCACAAGGTGCAGAGAGGGGCGTGGGTCCTGTATGAGCACATCAACAGAAGTGGAGCTCAGCTGGTGGCCAGAGCTTCTCGAGACATGCCTGAGTACGGCTGGTTCAATGACAGAGTGTCTCACCTTCGCCCTCTGAAGCCAGGGAAACCCATTATAACAGCAGAGATCCAGTGGAACCAGAAAGAAGAGCATATGAATGCCGTGGTCATCGACAGCCTGTGTGGTCTGAACCATGGAGACCACGAGCAAAGCTTCTCCACTGAGATGAGTAAGGAGTACGAAGGCTCCGTCACTGATAGCTTCAGCTTTAGCAATTCCACCCAGATAAGCTGGGGAGCATCATTTGGTGTAGACGTGGGAGTGGTGAAAGCACAGCAGAACTTTTCTCTGAGCAACACCTTCACCGTGGAGAAGGGGAGCAGCAACACCAGGACAGAGAGGAAGAGCATCCGGGTTAACCTACCAGCCAAAATCGCTCCCCGCACCAAGCTCACCGTGAACATGGTGAGGAAGGAGGTGGATGTGAAGGTTCCAGTCAAGCTGACCATCGTCACCGGATCCCAGAGCAAGGTGGAGTACGGACAGTACAGGTGCCAGTCTGGCAACTCCATCACCACCGAGTTCAGGGAGGAAAAGATCTAG
- the LOC125780602 gene encoding epidermal differentiation-specific protein-like: MSKIIIYEHINFQGMSKEFTSSVPNLVSENFNDCISSLKVIGEPWVAYEHTNFQGSQYVYEEGEYATLDRNDAFSSLEKVTDDLTNPQITLYEHTNYRGRSLVFTTETNLCYGNFNDVASSHKVQRGVWVLYEHINRSGAQLVARASRDMPEYGWFNDRVSHLRPLKPGKPIITAEIQWNQKEEHMNAVVIDSLCGLNHGDHEQSFSTEMSKEYEGSVTDSFSFSNSTQISWGASFGVDVGVVKAQQNFSLSNTFTVEKGSSNTRTERKSIRVNLPAKIAPRTKLTVNMVRKEVDVKVPVKLTIVTGSQSKVEYGQYRCQSGNSITTEFREEKI, from the coding sequence ATGAGCAAGATCATCATCTACGAGCATATTAACTTTCAGGGCATGAGCAAAGAGTTCACCTCCTCCGTCCCCAACTTGGTAAGCGAAAACTTCAACGACTGCATCTCTTCCCTGAAAGTTATAGGGGAGCCATGGGTGGCATATGAACATACCAACTTTCAAGGTTCTCAGTATGTCTACGAGGAGGGAGAGTACGCCACTCTGGACAGGAACGACGCCTTTTCTTCTCTGGAGAAAGTGACAGACGACCTGACAAACCCTCAGATAACCCTTTACGAACATACTAACTACCGGGGCAGGAGCCTCGTCTTCACCACTGAAACCAACCTGTGCTACGGCAACTTTAACGATGTTGCGTCTTCTCACAAGGTGCAGAGAGGGGTGTGGGTCCTGTATGAGCACATCAACAGAAGTGGAGCTCAGCTGGTGGCCAGAGCTTCTCGAGACATGCCTGAGTACGGCTGGTTCAATGACAGAGTGTCTCACCTTCGCCCTCTGAAGCCAGGGAAACCCATTATAACAGCAGAGATCCAGTGGAACCAGAAAGAAGAGCATATGAATGCCGTGGTCATCGACAGCCTGTGTGGTCTGAACCATGGAGACCACGAGCAAAGCTTCTCCACTGAGATGAGTAAGGAGTACGAAGGCTCCGTCACTGATAGCTTCAGCTTCAGCAATTCCACCCAGATAAGCTGGGGAGCATCATTTGGTGTAGACGTGGGAGTGGTGAAAGCACAGCAGAACTTTTCTCTGAGCAACACCTTCACCGTGGAGAAGGGGAGCAGCAACACCAGGACAGAGAGGAAGAGCATCCGGGTTAACCTACCAGCCAAAATCGCTCCCCGCACCAAGCTCACCGTGAACATGGTGAGGAAGGAGGTGGATGTGAAGGTTCCAGTCAAGCTGACCATCGTCACCGGATCCCAGAGCAAGGTGGAGTACGGACAGTACAGGTGCCAGTCTGGCAACTCCATCACCACCGAGTTCAGGGAGGAAAAGATCTAG
- the LOC111194101 gene encoding epidermal differentiation-specific protein, giving the protein MSKIIIYEHINFQGMSKEFTSSVPNLVSENFNDCISSLKVIGEPWVAYEHTNFQGSQYVYEEGEYATLDRNDAFSSLEKVTEDLANPQITLYEHTNYRGRSLVFTTETNLCYGNFNDVASSHKVQRGAWVLYEHINRSGAQLVARASRDMPEYGWFNDRVSHLRPLKPGKPIITAEIQWNQKEEHMNAVVIDSLCGLNHGDHEQSFSTEMSKEYEGSVTDSFSFSNSTQISWGASFGVDVGVVKAQQNFSLSNTFTVEKGSSNTRTERKSIRVNLPAKIAPRTKLTVNMVRKEVDVKVPVKLTIVTGSQSKVEYGQYRCQSGNSITTEFREEKI; this is encoded by the coding sequence ATGAGCAAGATCATCATCTACGAGCATATTAACTTTCAGGGCATGAGCAAAGAGTTCACCTCCTCCGTCCCCAACTTGGTAAGCGAAAACTTCAACGACTGCATCTCTTCCCTGAAAGTTATAGGGGAGCCATGGGTGGCATATGAACATACCAACTTTCAAGGTTCTCAGTATGTCTACGAGGAGGGAGAGTACGCCACTCTGGACAGGAACGACGCCTTTTCTTCTCTGGAGAAAGTGACTGAGGACCTGGCAAACCCTCAGATAACCCTTTACGAACATACTAACTACCGGGGCAGGAGCCTCGTCTTCACCACTGAAACAAACCTGTGCTACGGCAACTTTAACGATGTTGCGTCTTCTCACAAGGTGCAGAGAGGGGCGTGGGTCCTGTATGAGCACATCAACAGAAGTGGAGCTCAGCTGGTGGCCAGAGCTTCTCGAGACATGCCTGAGTACGGCTGGTTCAATGACAGAGTGTCTCACCTTCGCCCTCTGAAGCCAGGGAAACCCATTATAACAGCAGAGATCCAGTGGAACCAGAAAGAAGAGCATATGAATGCCGTGGTCATCGACAGCCTGTGTGGTCTGAACCATGGAGACCACGAGCAAAGCTTCTCCACTGAGATGAGTAAGGAGTACGAAGGCTCCGTCACTGATAGCTTCAGCTTTAGCAATTCCACCCAGATAAGCTGGGGAGCATCATTTGGTGTAGACGTGGGAGTGGTGAAAGCACAGCAGAACTTTTCTCTGAGCAACACCTTCACCGTGGAGAAGGGGAGCAGCAACACCAGGACAGAGAGGAAGAGCATCCGGGTTAACCTACCAGCCAAAATCGCTCCCCGCACCAAGCTCACCGTGAACATGGTGAGGAAGGAGGTGGATGTGAAGGTTCCAGTCAAGCTGACCATCGTCACCGGATCCCAGAGCAAGGTGGAGTACGGACAGTACAGGTGCCAGTCTGGCAACTCCATCACCACCGAGTTCAGGGAGGAAAAGATCTAG